Proteins from a single region of Pseudopedobacter saltans DSM 12145:
- a CDS encoding LPXTG cell wall anchor domain-containing protein, whose amino-acid sequence MTFTLIGILLILLTLIFYFFRKKD is encoded by the coding sequence CTGACATTCACGCTTATAGGCATTCTACTAATATTATTGACGCTGATATTTTATTTTTTTCGAAAAAAAGATTAA